In Nitrospinota bacterium, the following are encoded in one genomic region:
- the glmM gene encoding phosphoglucosamine mutase, whose protein sequence is MRKLFGTDGIRGVANVEPMTPEFAMTLGGAIVQEALRREEGGPAVVLIGKDTRRSGDLLEHALAAGVASMGGKAHLLGVMPTPAVAYLTKSLGADLGVMISASHNPFADNGIKLFGRDGFKLSDDQEQEIEPLLEEGLSKERPQGEGVGRIFHRSDLLDQYKAFIKKTVGGELNLSGLSIVVDCANGAASAVVPSLLDDLGATVVALNVEPDGMNINDGCGSLHPEVVAKAVREHGADLGLAFDGDADRVLAVDELGTVRDGDFLLAIFARSLLDSGRLKNNVLVSTVMANLGLDIAMKSMGVELVRAKVGDRYVLEEMGRHGALLGGEQSGHVIFLEHQTTGDGLLCAVQLLKILVSSGKSLSELSAVMEKRPQVLINVPVAVKGDPMAHPGLIEAIRAAEETLADSGRVLVRSSGTEPLIRVMVEGLDEETVRGQAEAVAEAVRNHLC, encoded by the coding sequence ATGCGAAAGCTATTTGGGACTGACGGTATACGGGGCGTCGCCAACGTGGAGCCGATGACCCCAGAGTTCGCCATGACGCTAGGTGGCGCCATTGTGCAGGAGGCCCTCCGCCGTGAGGAGGGCGGGCCAGCCGTCGTCCTTATCGGAAAGGACACTCGACGCTCCGGCGATTTGCTTGAGCACGCCTTGGCCGCCGGCGTAGCAAGCATGGGAGGCAAAGCCCACCTATTGGGGGTTATGCCCACCCCGGCGGTAGCCTACCTCACCAAAAGCCTCGGTGCCGATTTAGGGGTCATGATTTCCGCTTCCCACAACCCTTTTGCCGACAACGGGATCAAGCTCTTTGGCAGAGACGGGTTCAAGCTCTCCGACGATCAGGAGCAGGAAATCGAGCCCTTGCTGGAAGAGGGGCTCTCTAAGGAACGCCCGCAAGGGGAGGGCGTCGGCCGAATTTTTCATCGAAGCGACCTGCTCGATCAATACAAGGCCTTTATCAAAAAAACTGTAGGCGGGGAGCTCAACCTCTCTGGCCTCTCCATTGTGGTTGACTGCGCCAATGGGGCCGCCAGTGCGGTTGTTCCCTCCCTCTTGGATGATTTAGGCGCCACTGTCGTTGCGCTCAATGTAGAGCCTGACGGCATGAACATAAATGACGGATGTGGCTCCCTGCACCCAGAGGTAGTGGCGAAGGCGGTACGAGAGCACGGCGCCGACTTGGGGCTTGCCTTTGATGGGGATGCCGACCGCGTATTAGCAGTTGACGAACTGGGGACGGTACGAGACGGGGACTTCCTCCTTGCCATCTTTGCCCGCTCTCTTTTGGATTCGGGACGGCTGAAAAATAACGTGCTTGTCTCCACGGTAATGGCCAACCTTGGGCTTGATATCGCCATGAAATCGATGGGGGTGGAGCTGGTCAGGGCCAAAGTCGGCGACCGGTATGTCCTGGAGGAGATGGGGAGGCATGGAGCACTGCTCGGGGGAGAGCAATCGGGCCACGTCATCTTTTTGGAGCACCAGACAACGGGGGACGGTCTCCTCTGTGCCGTTCAATTGCTTAAAATTCTCGTCTCATCAGGCAAGTCGCTCTCGGAACTCTCCGCTGTCATGGAGAAGCGCCCTCAAGTGCTCATCAACGTACCAGTGGCTGTCAAGGGGGACCCGATGGCTCATCCTGGCCTGATTGAGGCCATCAGGGCGGCCGAAGAGACCCTGGCCGATTCCGGGCGAGTATTGGTTCGCTCCTCGGGGACCGAGCCCCTGATTAGGGTGATGGTAGAAGGGCTCGATGAAGAGACGGTCCGCGGGCAAGCCGAGGCGGTGGCTGAGGCTGTTCGCAACCACTTATGTTGA
- the folP gene encoding dihydropteroate synthase has translation MKTSPPPSVLIAPADPPPPDWEPAPNAGWTASIPPLTLTLADGVPESHVVFSAAVARVKRDRPSASPFPIHFEAGPPARLTATFDDLQRVAQELYGAPPPGPESARAIREASPPAPSPPSIVTSRGELLFDGPPLLMGVVNVTPDSFSDGGLYMAPEAGSDRAWELIEEGADIIDLGAESTRPGADPIPAEEELRRLLPVLTRLAPECPVPISVDTYKAEVAEAALGEGADLINDVSGFSFDQSLPSVVARHGVPVILAHTRGRPKTMQETPRYRWLVADVIERLAASIRKAEGAGIPIKRCLIDPGLGFGKTFSQNEELIEAVPILNQLGLPVVVGPSRKAFIRAKWGDSPEALTEGTVAVCVRATELGASVLRVHDVGEVRKALSKDASWGSTAQPGVI, from the coding sequence ATGAAAACCAGCCCGCCGCCTTCAGTTCTTATTGCACCGGCCGATCCACCTCCTCCCGACTGGGAACCTGCCCCAAACGCCGGCTGGACAGCCTCCATACCCCCCTTAACGCTCACCCTGGCAGATGGTGTGCCTGAGAGCCACGTGGTGTTTAGTGCGGCTGTTGCCAGAGTCAAACGCGACCGCCCCTCTGCCTCCCCTTTCCCCATTCATTTTGAGGCGGGCCCCCCTGCGAGGCTGACGGCCACATTTGACGACCTCCAGCGAGTGGCCCAGGAGCTCTACGGAGCGCCACCGCCGGGGCCCGAATCAGCAAGAGCTATTCGTGAGGCTTCGCCTCCCGCCCCCTCGCCTCCGAGCATCGTAACGTCCAGGGGGGAGCTTCTCTTCGACGGCCCCCCGCTCCTTATGGGAGTGGTGAACGTAACACCCGACTCATTCTCCGACGGAGGGCTCTACATGGCGCCGGAAGCGGGCTCCGACCGGGCCTGGGAGCTTATAGAAGAGGGGGCCGATATCATCGACCTGGGAGCTGAGTCAACCCGGCCTGGGGCTGACCCTATCCCGGCCGAAGAGGAGCTAAGGCGTCTTCTCCCCGTGCTAACCAGGCTTGCCCCGGAGTGCCCTGTGCCCATTTCGGTTGATACTTATAAGGCCGAAGTCGCTGAGGCCGCCCTCGGCGAAGGAGCTGACCTCATTAACGACGTCTCCGGCTTTTCCTTCGATCAATCCCTCCCCTCAGTCGTGGCGCGCCATGGAGTCCCCGTTATACTGGCCCACACTCGGGGAAGGCCGAAAACCATGCAGGAAACCCCCCGCTACCGATGGCTTGTGGCCGATGTTATAGAGCGCCTAGCTGCGAGCATTCGGAAAGCTGAGGGAGCGGGAATCCCTATTAAGAGGTGCCTCATTGACCCGGGGCTTGGCTTCGGCAAGACATTTTCTCAAAACGAAGAGCTTATCGAGGCGGTCCCTATCCTAAACCAACTTGGGCTTCCTGTCGTTGTGGGACCCTCCCGTAAAGCTTTTATCAGGGCAAAGTGGGGAGACAGCCCCGAAGCTCTAACCGAAGGGACCGTCGCCGTCTGCGTTAGGGCGACCGAGCTCGGAGCCTCGGTGCTTAGGGTCCACGATGTGGGGGAAGTTCGTAAGGCTCTATCAAAAGATGCAAGTTGGGGCTCAACCGCCCAGCCAGGAGTGATATAA
- the ftsH gene encoding ATP-dependent zinc metalloprotease FtsH, giving the protein MNQFYKNLLLWLVIGLIMIALFQVFNRPQKSTTELVFSDFINLVEEGQVTEVLIQGDHVLGRLVGGKEFRTYTPEDPELISILRAKGIRISVEPPEQSTWYMTLLITWFPMILLLGIWVFFMRQMQAGGSKALSFGKSKARLLSDSKRKATFKDVAGIDEAKEELQEIIDFLRDPQKFQKLGGKIPKGVILMGAPGTGKTLLARAIAGEADVPFFAISGSDFVEMFVGVGASRVRDLFEQGKKNAPCIIFIDEIDAVGRHRGAGLGGGHDEREQTLNQLLVEMDGFESNDGVILIAATNRPDVLDPALLRPGRFDRQVVVPLPDVKGREGILKVHVENIPCGPDLNIETLARGTPGFSGAQLANIVNEAALLAARRDKKVVDMSEFEESKYKVIMGRERRSMVISEEEKRDTAYHEAGHAMVSHIIPGTDPVDKVTIIPRGFALGATWHLPQEKHNKSKEDLLNEITCLMGGRAAEEVVLNKQTKGASNDIERATETARKMVCEYGMSELMGPLSFGKREEHIFLGRELAQHKDYSEQTAIDIDLEIRKVVGESYERAKTLLTENVDALHALAQALLERETIDGSEIDSIIDSYSGEQKPDDTTPAATKTDTPASVTPSPTSSEQDGLDKKWTEDEEEAIPPRPAGPSEAPA; this is encoded by the coding sequence GTGAACCAATTCTATAAAAACCTGCTCCTCTGGCTGGTTATCGGGCTAATAATGATCGCCCTTTTTCAAGTCTTTAATAGACCCCAGAAAAGCACCACCGAGCTCGTCTTCAGCGACTTTATTAACCTGGTAGAAGAGGGTCAAGTGACCGAGGTCCTCATACAGGGAGACCACGTCCTAGGTCGTTTGGTAGGGGGCAAAGAGTTTCGGACCTACACTCCCGAGGACCCAGAGCTTATAAGCATCTTGCGCGCCAAGGGCATTAGGATAAGCGTGGAGCCTCCTGAGCAGTCCACTTGGTACATGACCTTGCTGATCACCTGGTTCCCCATGATTTTGCTCTTGGGCATCTGGGTGTTCTTTATGCGCCAGATGCAGGCGGGGGGCTCTAAGGCCCTCTCCTTTGGCAAGAGCAAAGCGAGGCTCCTGTCGGATTCTAAGAGGAAAGCGACCTTTAAAGATGTTGCGGGGATCGATGAGGCCAAGGAGGAGTTGCAGGAAATCATTGATTTCTTGCGTGATCCCCAAAAATTTCAGAAGCTCGGCGGCAAGATTCCTAAAGGGGTCATCCTCATGGGGGCGCCCGGCACAGGAAAGACCCTTTTGGCAAGGGCCATTGCCGGGGAGGCCGATGTCCCCTTCTTTGCCATCTCAGGCAGCGACTTCGTCGAGATGTTTGTCGGCGTGGGAGCCTCCCGGGTTCGGGACCTCTTTGAACAGGGCAAGAAGAACGCCCCATGCATCATTTTCATCGACGAGATTGACGCCGTCGGTCGCCACCGGGGCGCAGGCCTGGGTGGTGGACACGACGAGCGGGAACAGACCCTCAACCAGCTCCTGGTCGAGATGGATGGCTTTGAATCGAACGATGGGGTCATCCTGATTGCCGCCACAAACCGGCCTGATGTGCTCGACCCGGCTCTGCTTCGTCCCGGAAGGTTTGACCGTCAGGTGGTTGTCCCTCTGCCGGACGTGAAGGGGCGGGAGGGCATTTTGAAAGTCCATGTCGAGAACATCCCCTGTGGGCCCGACCTAAACATCGAAACGTTGGCCCGTGGGACCCCGGGCTTCTCCGGCGCTCAGTTGGCGAACATCGTAAACGAAGCGGCTCTGCTGGCCGCCCGCAGGGACAAGAAGGTGGTCGATATGAGCGAGTTTGAGGAGTCCAAGTACAAGGTGATCATGGGTAGGGAACGCCGCAGCATGGTCATCAGCGAGGAAGAGAAGCGTGACACTGCTTATCACGAGGCGGGCCACGCTATGGTGAGCCATATCATTCCGGGAACCGATCCGGTCGATAAGGTGACTATCATCCCCCGCGGCTTCGCCCTCGGAGCCACGTGGCACCTGCCTCAAGAGAAGCACAACAAGTCCAAAGAAGATCTCCTCAACGAGATCACCTGCCTCATGGGGGGGCGAGCTGCTGAGGAAGTTGTGCTCAACAAACAAACCAAGGGGGCCTCCAACGATATTGAGAGGGCCACAGAGACCGCTCGAAAGATGGTGTGCGAATACGGCATGAGCGAACTCATGGGGCCTCTCTCCTTTGGGAAGCGGGAGGAACATATCTTCCTGGGCAGAGAACTTGCACAACATAAAGATTACAGCGAGCAGACGGCTATCGATATAGACCTAGAAATTCGGAAAGTGGTCGGCGAGTCTTATGAGCGGGCGAAGACCCTACTGACAGAAAACGTAGACGCCCTCCACGCACTCGCCCAGGCCCTCCTGGAACGAGAGACCATTGACGGTTCCGAGATCGATTCGATCATCGATTCATACAGCGGCGAGCAGAAGCCAGACGACACAACCCCAGCGGCCACCAAGACCGACACCCCGGCCTCGGTCACCCCGTCTCCAACATCATCGGAGCAAGACGGTCTCGACAAGAAGTGGACCGAAGATGAAGAGGAGGCCATTCCACCGCGTCCGGCCGGGCCTTCCGAGGCTCCGGCTTGA
- the tilS gene encoding tRNA lysidine(34) synthetase TilS, with protein sequence MAVSGGPDSTALLALICDLAKEWKLEVTAAHLDHGINREMGEVAWRQTRELAERFGVRWFGRREDVLQLQENEGASLHQVARRVRYRFFTSVASEVGAGLIATGHTADDQAETVLMRVLRGAGPLGASGIPPKREISDVTIIRPLLAHRKKELEAYCTERELPFIEDPANVDVSFLRSRVRQEVIPLLEKVFGHDVAPHIAAFAERLREEQDALDREAEEVLSDPSVERTPTDIIIPRSLFESKPPSLQKRFVLKALEALRGKTPRIRALHLESVVDALARGRAGSSITFPGGLEVYVGTRAVRIGRSPSDAPRLGPVSLKCPGSTDVPDLGVRVIIEKSRAPRRTLPPERAREVYLGKEAIQGPLALRTRRPGDTIYPLGAPGRRKLKKVLIDRKVPRYMRGSLPVLTTGEGADEEILWVVGVVLSESCRLTPDSTEAWRVKVEKMEERVEVAAGR encoded by the coding sequence GTGGCGGTTTCGGGTGGGCCGGATTCAACCGCCCTCTTGGCGTTAATCTGCGACCTGGCAAAAGAGTGGAAACTGGAGGTGACGGCAGCTCACCTTGACCACGGAATCAATCGGGAAATGGGCGAGGTGGCCTGGAGACAGACCCGCGAGCTGGCCGAACGCTTTGGGGTTCGTTGGTTTGGTAGGCGTGAAGACGTTCTTCAGCTACAGGAAAACGAGGGCGCCTCACTCCACCAGGTAGCGAGGAGAGTTCGGTATAGATTTTTCACTTCGGTGGCCTCTGAGGTCGGCGCCGGCCTTATCGCAACTGGACATACGGCCGACGATCAGGCCGAGACGGTTCTGATGAGGGTGCTTCGCGGGGCAGGTCCCTTGGGGGCCAGCGGTATTCCGCCAAAACGCGAAATTTCGGATGTTACCATCATCCGCCCCCTGTTGGCCCACCGCAAGAAGGAGTTGGAGGCATATTGCACCGAAAGGGAGCTTCCATTTATCGAGGATCCGGCCAACGTAGATGTATCGTTTTTGCGAAGCCGCGTCCGCCAAGAGGTAATCCCCCTGCTGGAAAAGGTGTTCGGCCATGATGTCGCCCCTCATATCGCCGCTTTTGCTGAAAGACTGCGTGAGGAGCAAGATGCTCTGGATCGGGAAGCTGAGGAGGTTCTTAGCGATCCTAGCGTTGAGAGAACCCCTACGGACATCATTATCCCCAGATCCCTTTTCGAGAGCAAGCCGCCGAGTCTTCAAAAACGCTTTGTTTTAAAGGCTCTAGAAGCTCTCAGAGGAAAAACCCCCAGGATTAGGGCGCTCCATCTTGAATCGGTCGTCGATGCCCTAGCCCGAGGGAGGGCCGGCTCCAGCATTACTTTCCCTGGAGGCTTAGAGGTTTACGTGGGAACCCGTGCCGTCCGCATAGGGCGCTCGCCTTCCGACGCGCCTCGGCTTGGGCCTGTTTCTCTTAAGTGCCCAGGCTCAACCGACGTTCCAGACCTTGGGGTGCGCGTCATCATCGAAAAGAGTCGGGCTCCTCGGCGTACGTTGCCCCCTGAACGCGCCAGAGAGGTCTACTTGGGCAAAGAAGCCATCCAGGGCCCTTTGGCGCTTCGGACCCGAAGGCCGGGTGATACCATCTATCCCTTGGGAGCCCCTGGCAGGCGCAAGCTCAAAAAAGTCCTCATAGATAGGAAGGTGCCCAGATATATGCGGGGCAGCTTGCCAGTCTTAACGACAGGGGAGGGGGCGGACGAGGAGATTCTTTGGGTCGTGGGCGTGGTTTTGAGCGAATCTTGTCGCCTGACCCCGGACTCCACAGAGGCATGGCGCGTTAAGGTAGAGAAGATGGAGGAGAGAGTAGAGGTCGCTGCTGGACGATAG
- a CDS encoding DUF2007 domain-containing protein yields MDKFDDGWILFEVVNDETEAHLIFGLLQGQGIECRMQSMRVPQYPLTVDGLGEIRILVTEKELTEARRIVAASTNRPME; encoded by the coding sequence ATGGATAAATTTGACGATGGATGGATATTGTTTGAGGTCGTAAATGATGAGACAGAGGCACACCTCATTTTTGGTTTGCTTCAGGGCCAGGGCATTGAGTGTCGCATGCAATCGATGCGTGTCCCTCAGTATCCTTTGACCGTTGACGGTCTTGGGGAGATCCGCATCCTCGTCACTGAGAAGGAGCTAACTGAGGCGCGACGTATCGTGGCGGCCTCCACCAACCGCCCCATGGAGTGA
- a CDS encoding HEAT repeat domain-containing protein, translated as MRRHKREWCRPVILLALFLGCLAIPPAVMAASVDDLILSLEQGGQDQKLNSIRRLGSLRDARALRPLLNSLQDRSDDLVRRESARALGLIGDKRAVPVLVTRLKEERVAVVRANIAEALGNLKDPRSVEALVKATEDSDLLWIRLYAAWALGEIRDGRAIAPLLNMFGTAEHVFIHNEAKIALIKSAEVWKKVEKGDTTLVYGAIKARKRIKTLKRFLIEMLTDPNDGIRLIAVKALGRHADAEGVEYLRRVAVRDTSRNVRKAAKIGLAKLGYKLD; from the coding sequence ATGAGAAGACATAAACGAGAGTGGTGCAGACCGGTAATTCTTCTTGCCCTTTTTCTCGGATGCCTGGCCATACCCCCTGCGGTTATGGCAGCAAGTGTGGACGATCTCATCTTGAGCCTCGAGCAAGGTGGTCAGGATCAGAAGCTCAATTCTATCCGCCGTTTAGGCTCCCTTAGAGACGCCAGGGCGCTTAGACCCCTCTTGAATTCCCTCCAAGACCGTTCCGATGACCTAGTCCGCAGAGAGTCGGCCCGGGCTCTCGGACTGATAGGTGACAAACGGGCCGTTCCCGTTCTGGTGACCCGCCTAAAAGAAGAGCGGGTGGCGGTTGTCAGGGCCAATATCGCTGAAGCTCTCGGCAATCTGAAGGACCCCCGATCTGTCGAAGCCCTCGTTAAGGCAACGGAGGACTCCGACCTCCTCTGGATTCGCCTTTACGCCGCCTGGGCGCTGGGAGAGATAAGGGACGGCCGAGCCATTGCCCCCCTCCTGAATATGTTTGGCACTGCTGAGCATGTCTTTATCCACAACGAGGCCAAGATCGCTCTTATCAAGAGCGCAGAAGTCTGGAAGAAAGTTGAGAAGGGAGATACGACACTCGTCTACGGCGCCATCAAGGCAAGGAAACGAATCAAAACCCTCAAGCGGTTTCTAATTGAAATGCTCACCGACCCCAATGACGGGATTCGCCTAATAGCTGTTAAGGCGTTGGGGAGGCATGCAGACGCTGAGGGGGTTGAGTACCTGAGGCGGGTTGCGGTGAGGGATACCTCCCGTAATGTCCGTAAGGCCGCTAAAATAGGACTGGCAAAGCTCGGCTACAAGCTAGATTGA
- a CDS encoding TonB family protein: MSVRRHSRALVVCGFICLAIPALGYAGDPLPGPQDPLPSRLPLLDESALEKFGGSLQSQSTGPVLDEEYPPGTLIPLETKNLRYFSYFARIQRSINQSYYYPKEGASELQNGLVSISFEINRDGSLGKLKVIGSSRKEILDKAAVTILQNAAPFSQIPSRINHAPLKVVTNILFIPSQEAVQRQQGLDLLSIPLD; encoded by the coding sequence TTGAGCGTGCGTCGACATTCAAGAGCCCTAGTGGTATGTGGTTTCATATGCCTGGCGATTCCGGCTCTAGGCTACGCTGGCGATCCATTGCCAGGACCCCAGGACCCATTGCCCTCACGCCTGCCTTTGTTGGATGAGTCGGCTCTGGAAAAGTTCGGCGGCTCCTTACAAAGCCAATCTACCGGGCCCGTCCTCGATGAAGAATATCCGCCGGGCACCCTCATTCCCCTCGAAACAAAGAACCTCAGATATTTTTCATACTTTGCAAGGATCCAACGCAGCATCAACCAGTCATACTATTATCCTAAAGAAGGCGCCAGCGAGCTTCAAAATGGGCTAGTATCGATTAGCTTTGAAATTAATCGGGATGGTAGCTTGGGGAAGCTAAAGGTTATAGGGTCTTCGAGAAAGGAAATCCTCGACAAGGCGGCCGTGACCATCCTCCAAAACGCCGCCCCCTTCTCCCAAATTCCGTCCAGAATTAACCATGCCCCCTTAAAAGTTGTGACCAATATACTCTTCATCCCTTCCCAGGAAGCGGTTCAACGACAACAAGGTTTAGATTTGCTTTCCATCCCCCTTGACTGA
- a CDS encoding ribbon-helix-helix domain-containing protein: MSTVSGSFKITKDQHEKLKKISELTGVSQATIVRRALDDFFKKNEDIITDQRSLFK, translated from the coding sequence ATGTCCACGGTATCCGGTTCCTTCAAGATTACCAAGGATCAGCACGAGAAGCTTAAGAAAATTTCTGAGCTTACCGGGGTCAGCCAGGCCACAATTGTTCGTAGAGCCCTCGATGACTTCTTTAAGAAAAACGAGGACATTATTACCGACCAACGTTCACTATTTAAGTAA
- a CDS encoding FG-GAP repeat protein, protein MEVRVLRHWAVISLLAWFCAGCSATPGVKDVAPDARVALMKAPPGTIDLKAVSDGVRLFGVSEDAPGPAGGMVGVSLAFGDFNGDGNDDLAIGSPALPGLHAEGEAPSGPGGVYLIFGRTSLPTLNELPTLSDVVLVAETASAGYAVEFGDLNGDGLEDLVIGAPWGAGFMPFRKDREGVVAVIFGRRDLAGTHKIGQVADVLLSGAHTNDFAGAALGTGDFNGDGLEDLLIGAPLDIALGTFERGNAGAAYLVLGRRQWPKTLDLAREASATFFGVDSGDRTGTAVALSDVTGDGLADVIVGAPLANWFVDVEQNKKDSGAVYILKGREELPEKIDLASEADTKIYGTEEGDGAGWSLATGDFNGDGTADLVIGAPLARHSNVRRNEDLYDLIGGNTRSDLGLAVTRSRVAGHAEGEVYLLWGKPNWPAEISLANGAAATLYGPPFDIGEEVWLLPKGGGDTGYSIAMGDVDGDGRHDLIVGSPFGEGSGPREKDVGLVHLVLGTDRLHGTVGLAKYSSHQVMGSKENYRLGAAVAAGDFDGDGRDEIAVAEPRASGLDREETVIGRVYLIERLPASAKDEGPKFKKRALHKPATP, encoded by the coding sequence ATGGAAGTCAGGGTCCTTCGTCATTGGGCTGTGATAAGCTTGCTCGCCTGGTTCTGCGCCGGGTGCTCGGCAACACCAGGAGTGAAAGATGTGGCGCCCGACGCCAGAGTCGCTTTAATGAAAGCCCCTCCTGGAACGATCGACCTGAAAGCCGTCTCCGATGGGGTGCGTCTGTTCGGAGTCTCCGAAGACGCCCCCGGCCCCGCAGGAGGAATGGTCGGTGTCAGTTTGGCTTTTGGAGATTTTAATGGCGACGGGAATGATGATTTGGCTATCGGCTCTCCGGCCCTCCCCGGGCTCCACGCCGAGGGGGAAGCCCCCTCCGGGCCTGGTGGGGTCTATCTCATTTTTGGCCGCACATCGCTCCCCACCCTCAACGAGCTCCCAACCCTTTCGGACGTCGTCCTTGTGGCCGAGACGGCCAGCGCAGGCTACGCGGTTGAGTTTGGGGATCTAAATGGAGACGGCCTGGAAGACCTTGTCATAGGCGCGCCATGGGGGGCTGGCTTCATGCCGTTCAGGAAGGATCGAGAGGGGGTCGTCGCCGTTATCTTCGGCCGTCGAGATTTGGCCGGCACTCACAAGATAGGCCAGGTGGCCGATGTGCTCCTAAGCGGCGCTCATACCAACGACTTCGCCGGCGCAGCTTTGGGGACCGGCGACTTCAACGGGGATGGCCTGGAGGACCTATTGATTGGAGCCCCGCTGGACATCGCTCTGGGAACCTTTGAGCGGGGCAACGCAGGGGCAGCCTACCTCGTTTTGGGGCGAAGGCAATGGCCAAAAACCTTGGACCTCGCCCGAGAGGCCTCAGCAACCTTTTTCGGCGTGGACAGTGGTGATCGGACGGGTACGGCGGTGGCCCTATCCGATGTAACCGGCGATGGCTTGGCGGATGTGATCGTAGGGGCCCCCTTGGCCAATTGGTTTGTAGATGTGGAACAAAATAAGAAAGATTCTGGAGCCGTTTACATTCTAAAAGGTCGGGAGGAGCTCCCCGAGAAAATTGATCTCGCCAGTGAGGCGGATACCAAGATCTACGGTACCGAAGAGGGCGACGGCGCTGGGTGGTCGCTGGCCACAGGAGATTTCAATGGTGACGGAACGGCCGATTTGGTTATCGGCGCTCCATTGGCTCGTCACAGCAACGTCCGTCGAAATGAGGACCTTTATGATCTCATTGGAGGGAACACACGATCTGACCTCGGCTTGGCTGTCACCCGCAGCAGGGTGGCCGGACATGCCGAAGGGGAGGTGTATCTTCTCTGGGGCAAGCCCAACTGGCCGGCGGAGATCTCCCTGGCCAACGGAGCGGCCGCCACTCTCTACGGTCCACCCTTTGATATAGGCGAAGAGGTATGGCTCCTACCCAAGGGGGGCGGGGATACTGGATACTCAATAGCTATGGGTGACGTCGATGGTGACGGTCGGCACGACCTGATCGTTGGATCGCCGTTTGGTGAAGGAAGCGGGCCAAGGGAGAAAGATGTAGGATTGGTCCACCTCGTCCTGGGCACCGATCGCTTGCATGGCACCGTAGGGCTGGCGAAATATTCGTCACATCAAGTTATGGGCAGCAAAGAGAACTACCGCCTGGGGGCGGCCGTAGCAGCCGGCGACTTCGATGGTGATGGAAGGGATGAGATCGCCGTTGCAGAACCACGCGCCTCAGGTCTCGACAGAGAGGAGACGGTGATCGGCAGGGTATACCTGATTGAGCGCCTTCCAGCATCCGCTAAGGACGAGGGCCCAAAATTCAAAAAGCGGGCCCTCCACAAGCCCGCTACACCCTGA
- a CDS encoding bifunctional nuclease family protein — translation MLEMKVNGLAIDPSTNMPIVILKDLEEERALPIWVGIFEANAIALEMESVPTPRPMTHDLIKNILEETEATVLRIVVNDLKDNTFYAEIYLSLNGNEVAIDARPSDAIALALRVDAPIFVAKKVLDEARSIDLTDPELADDKEKWKEWLEDLRPEDFGKYEM, via the coding sequence ATGCTGGAGATGAAAGTCAATGGCCTGGCGATAGACCCATCGACGAACATGCCCATCGTTATACTTAAAGACCTGGAGGAAGAGCGAGCGCTGCCCATCTGGGTCGGTATCTTCGAGGCCAACGCCATTGCTCTGGAGATGGAAAGCGTGCCTACTCCTCGTCCCATGACCCACGACCTCATCAAGAATATTCTCGAAGAGACCGAGGCCACGGTCCTCCGTATCGTTGTCAATGACCTTAAGGACAACACCTTCTACGCCGAAATCTATTTATCCTTAAATGGAAACGAAGTCGCAATCGACGCGAGGCCCTCGGATGCTATCGCCCTGGCCCTCAGGGTCGACGCGCCAATTTTCGTTGCCAAGAAGGTTCTCGATGAGGCGCGTTCGATCGATCTCACCGACCCGGAGCTTGCGGACGACAAGGAGAAGTGGAAGGAGTGGCTTGAGGACCTCCGTCCTGAAGACTTCGGGAAGTATGAGATGTAG